From the genome of Gymnogyps californianus isolate 813 chromosome 17, ASM1813914v2, whole genome shotgun sequence, one region includes:
- the RBL1 gene encoding LOW QUALITY PROTEIN: retinoblastoma-like protein 1 (The sequence of the model RefSeq protein was modified relative to this genomic sequence to represent the inferred CDS: inserted 1 base in 1 codon), whose protein sequence is MEGNGVSLTRILRSARLSLIQFFSKMKKWMDMSNLPQEFRERVERLERNFEVSTVIFKKFEPIFLDIFQNPYEETSKPQRSRKQRRVPCGVKDLFNFCWTLFVYTKGNFRMIGDDLVNSYHLLLCCLDLIFANALLCPNRRDLLNPSFKGMVGTDYLKSNMLSSEDPPCIIATLCELHDGLLVEAKGIKEHYFKPYISKLFDRKILKGECLLDLCNFTENNKALNKEYEEYVLTVGDFDERVFXGADAEEEIGTPRKFPADVPVGKTAARAHVECHLQQHFEKKRSFAPSTPLTGRRYLREKEAVITPVASATQSVSRLQNIVAGLKNAPSEQLISIFESCARSPMESIMSRVKEIGETFCRSYTQSTDEQPGSHIDFAVNRLKLAEILYYKILETIMVQETRRLHGKDLTALLEQDVFHRSLMACCLEIVLFAYSSPRTFPWIIEVLDLRPFYFYKVIEVLIRSEEGLSRDMVKHLNSIEEQILESLAWTRDSALWNALQASENKVPTCEEVIFPSNFEASNGGSGLGHLPMMPISPIIHPRVKEVRTDLGGSLRRDVQPLSPISVHERYSSPTAGSAKRRLFGDDSPKEMQMEKILTEGTKLTIAPASSIAAENVSVSPGQTVLTMTTATVPGKTGQKVTIPLHGIANEMGGITLIPISMNLGQPCKMEAQAPCHPQVNQAQEVHLSSASKPKKTGSLALFYRKVYHLASVRLRDLCLKLDVSNDLRRKIWTCFEFTLVHCADLMKDRHLDQLLLCAFYIMAKVTKEERTFQDIMKCYRNQPQANSHVYRSVLLRNISADVPLDKNANQDVEMTEDSSVKIGSSSGRSAAENSSESGTEERGDLIKFYNAVYVGRVKSFALKYDITNQDHVMEAPPLSPFPNIKQQPVSPRRISQQHSVYVSPHKNGACLTPRSALLYKFNGSPSKSLKDINNMIKQGEHRSKKRAITIDSDTESPTKRLCQENDDVLLKRLQDVVSERANH, encoded by the exons ATGGAGGGGAACGGCGTGTCGCTGACCAGGATCCTGCGCTCCGCCAGACTCAG tttaattcagttttttagCAAAATGAAGAAGTGGATGGACATGTCAAATCTACCACAGGAATTCCGAGAGCGAGTGGAGAGGCTAGAGAGAAATTTTGAAGTGTCAACTGTGATCTTCAAAAAGTTTGAACCAATATTTTTGGATATATTTCAAAACCCTTACGAAGAAACTTCTAAACCACAGCGAAGCAGGAAACAGAG ACGGGTGCCGTGCGGTGTTAAAGATCTCTTCAACTTCTGCTGGACTCTCTTTGTGTACACTAAGG GTAATTTCCGTATGATTGGAGATGATTTAGTAAATTCCTATCatttgcttctgtgctgcttggACCTGATTTTTGCAAATGCCCTTTTGTGTCCAAATAGAAGAGATTTGCTAAATCCATCATTTAAAGGTATGGTGGGGacagattatttaaaatcaaatatgcttt CCTCTGAAGATCCTCCTTGCATCATTGCCACACTATGTGAGCTGCATGACGGGCTTTTAGTagaagcaaaaggaataaaggAACACTACTTTAAACCATACATTTCAAAACTGTTTGATAGGAAG ATCTTAAAAGGAGAATGTCTGTTGGATCTTtgcaattttacagaaaataa caaagcactgaatAAAGAGTATGAAGAGTACGTTCTGACAGTGGGTGACTTCGACGAGAGAGTTT CTGGAGCTgatgctgaagaagaaattgGCACTCCTCGAAAATTTCCTGCAGACGTGCCAGTCGGGAAAACGGCAGCAAGAGCTCATGTGGAGTGTCAtcttcagcagcattttgaaaag AAAAGGTCATTTGCACCTTCAACTCCCCTGACTGGAAGAAGATACCTACGAGAAAAGGAAGCTGTCATCACTCCTGTTGCTTCAGCAACACAAAGCGTGAGCCGGTTGCAGAACATTGTGGCTGGATTGAAAAATGCACCGAGTGAGCAACTTATAAGTATTTTTGA GTCTTGTGCACGCAGCCCTATGGAAAGCATTATGAGCAGAGTGAAAGAAATAGGTGAGACGTTCTGTCGCAGCTACACTCAGTCAACAGATGAACAGCCAGGATCTCATATAG attttgctgTAAACAGATTAAAACTGGCAGAGATTTTGTACTATAAAATCTTGGAGACTATAATGGTGCAAGAAACACGAAGACTGCATGGAAAGGATCTGACT GCTCTCTTGGAACAAGATGTCTTTCACCGCTCTCTCATGGCATGCTGCTTGGAGATCGTGCTTTTCGCATATAGCTCACCTCGTACCTTTCCCTGGATCATTGAAGTTCTTGACCTCAGGCCATTCTATTTTTATAAG GTAATTGAAGTACTGATTCGGTCTGAGGAAGGACTTTCCAGAGACATGGTGAAGCACCTTAACAGCATCGAGGAACAAATTCTCGAGAGTCTCGCCTGGACTCGGGACTCGGCACTCTGGAATGCCCTCCAGGCCTCAGAAAACAAGGTCCCAACCTGTGAAGAA GTAATATTTCCCAGTAATTTCGAAGCAAGCAATGGAGGAAGTGGGCTTGGGCATTTGCCTATGATGCCAATATCTCCTATAATTCATCCTCGAGTAAAAGAGGTTCGGACAGATCTTGGTGGGAGTTTAAGACGGG ACGTGCAGCCATTGTCACCAATCTCTGTTCACGAGCGCTACAGTTCTCCTACAGCTGGAAGTGCTAAGAGAAGGCTCTTCGGAGATGACAGCcccaaagaaatgcagatggaGAAAATTTTAACCGAAGGAACTAAGTTGACAATTGCTCCAGCGTCAAGCATTGCCGCTGAAAATGTGTCGGTTTCTCCTGGCCAAACAGTACTGACCATGACAACAGCTACAGTACCAGGAAAAACGGGACAGAAGGTTACTATCCCACTGCATG GTATTGCAAATGAAATGGGTGGGATCACACTGATACCCATTTCGATGAATTTAGGTCAGCCGTGTAAAATGGAGGCTCAGGCTCCCTGCCACCCGCAGGTGAATCAAGCACAAGAAGTGCATCTGTCATCAGCaagcaaaccaaagaaaacGGGATCCTTGGCACTGTTTTACAGAAAG gtttATCATCTGGCAAGTGTGCGCCTGCGTGATCTATGCTTAAAATTGGATGTTTCCAATGACTTGCGCAGGAAGATATGGACATGCTTTGAATTCACGTTGGTTCATTGTGCTGATCTAATGAAGGACAGGCATTTGGACCAGCTCCTCCTCTGTGCCTTTTATATCATGGCAAAG gtaaCCAAAGAGGAAAGAACTTTTCAGGACATaatgaaatgttacagaaatCAGCCACAAGCAAACAGCCAT GTTTATAGGAGTGTCTTgttgagaaatatttctgccGATGTCCCACTGgacaaaaatgcaaaccaaGATGTGGAGATGACAGAAG ACTCGTCTGTGAAAATTGGCAGTTCCTCAGGACGATCCGCAGCAGAGAACTCCAGTGAGTCGGgaacagaggagagaggagatcTTATTAAATTTTACAATGCAGTCTATGTAGGAAGAGTAAAATCATTTGCACTGAAGTACGATATCACAAACCAGGATCATGTA ATGGAAGCCCCTCCCTTATCTCCATTCCCCAACATTAAGCAACAGCCAGTATCTCCTCGACGGATCTCTCAACAGCACTCTGTTTACGTTTCGCCTCACAAGAACGGTGCCTGCTTGACACCTCGAAGTGCGCTACTGTATAAATTTAATGGGAGTCCTTCCAAG AGTTTGAAGGACATCAACAATATGATAAAACAAGGTGAACACAGGAGTAAGAAGCGAGCTATAACAATTGATAGTGACACTGAATCCCCTACGAAGCGACTCTGCCAGGAAAATGATGACGTTCTACTCAAACGTCTCCAGGATGTTGTCAGTGAAAGAGCAAATCACTAA